The following proteins are co-located in the Tetrapisispora phaffii CBS 4417 chromosome 4, complete genome genome:
- the TPHA0D01140 gene encoding uncharacterized protein (similar to Saccharomyces cerevisiae KIN4 (YOR233W) and YPL141C; ancestral locus Anc_8.654) — MEPGLIQSDDPRTPCRSPVPNEGNSTSNYETPITQRPRSRSVHYQHSSRKKKQPRFGLYTLGQTLGEGEFGKVKLGYINNDNIDTLNSSGSKLGNYSHMPKQVAIKLIRRDTLSASKESEIKLYREINALKMLTHPNIVKLEEVLQNSKYIGIVLEYASGGEFYKYIKFKKRLKESKACTIFAQLISGVSYIHSKGLVHRDLKLENLLLDKAGNLLITDFGFVNEVTKTNKLMHTPCGSPCYAAPELVTSVEPYNARKADIWSCGVILYAMLAGYLPWDDDPKNINGTDIVKLYKYIENQPLKFPEYINMVPRDLLRRMLEIDPAKRMSMKHILQHAWITPHQVFLSVTTEEWDRSFIVKKSNPSTPSSDRTAPTQNRLSRYTCSNNNSSMSIRNHRAPRPHSTTFLDIKRDSLIIDSTLFNMPLPPKESQFNATSNSSKTSLSSNTSVPTTTCSAISSSGNASSNKHSHHTRTNSAASIALQAVVNSDRENHILKDITNTIHDTGTVQNSKKTARKYRPMSYHPDMSTLTEYSKHYLADKIYAQREDSIDEEAQTTESTNNTEDIENTNPKISTVMEYPTRPLNNRQNTSRTPLTHHGGTDAGRSTTKKLFDFIKRRSIRI, encoded by the coding sequence ATGGAGCCAGGTTTGATACAGAGTGACGACCCACGCACACCATGCAGGTCTCCTGTACCCAATGAAGGCAATAGTACTTCCAATTATGAGACTCCCATCACACAGAGACCTAGATCGCGGTCGGTCCATTATCAACACAGCTCaaggaagaagaaacaaCCGAGGTTTGGTCTGTATACGCTTGGACAAACTTTGGGGGAAGGCGAATTTGGTAAAGTTAAATTGGGATATATAAACAATGATAATATCGACACGTTGAATAGCAGCGGAAGTAAACTTGGAAATTATTCGCATATGCCTAAACAAGTTGCCATCAAGCTGATAAGACGTGATACCCTTTCTGCTTCGAAAGAGagtgaaattaaattatatagagAGATAAATGCTTTGAAAATGTTGACTCATCCAAATATAGTCAAACTGGAAGAAGTGTTgcaaaattcaaaatacaTTGGAATAGTATTAGAATACGCATCCGGAGGAGAGttttacaaatatattaaatttaaaaaaagattaaaagaATCTAAAGCCTGCACCATATTTGCACAATTAATAAGCGGCGTATCTTATATCCATTCGAAAGGTTTAGTCCACAGagatttaaaattagagAATCTTTTGCTGGACAAGGCTGGAAATCTGTTAATCACCGATTTTGGATTTGTGAATGAAGTCACTAAGACAAATAAATTGATGCATACGCCATGCGGTTCTCCATGCTATGCTGCGCCTGAACTTGTCACATCTGTTGAGCCGTACAATGCAAGGAAAGCAGATATTTGGTCATGTGGGGTAATACTGTATGCCATGTTAGCGGGATATTTACCATGGGATGACGatccaaaaaatataaatggaACCGACATTGtcaaattatataaatatattgaaaaccAACCATTGAAGTTTCCGGAATATATCAACATGGTTCCACGGGACCTCTTGAGAAGAATGCTGGAGATTGATCCAGCGAAGAGGATGAGCATGAAACATATATTACAGCATGCATGGATTACACCTCATCAAGTATTCCTTTCGGTCACTACGGAAGAATGGGATAGAAGTTtcattgttaaaaaatCCAATCCTTCTACACCATCGAGTGACCGCACCGCACCTACTCAAAACAGATTATCTAGATACACTtgcagcaacaacaacagttCAATGAGCATCCGAAACCACAGGGCCCCTAGGCCTCACTCGACGACGTTTTTGGATATCAAGAGAGACTCATTGATAATCGACTCAACCTTATTCAACATGCCCTTGCCTCCCAAAGAATCTCAATTCAACGCTACAAGCAACAGTTCCAAGACTAGTCTAAGTAGCAACACCAGTGTCCCTACCACAACGTGCAGTGCGATCAGTAGCAGTGGAAATGCATCTAGCAACAAACATTCCCATCATACACGGACTAACAGTGCTGCATCCATTGCATTACAAGCGGTGGTGAACAGTGACAGAGAAAATCATATATTGAAAGACATCACAAACACTATCCACGACACTGGAACCGTACAGAACAGTAAGAAAACGGCCAGAAAGTACAGACCAATGTCTTACCATCCTGACATGTCAACGTTGACCGAATACTCCAAGCATTACTTAGCGGATAAAATATACGCGCAGAGAGAAGATAGCATTGACGAGGAGGCACAAACAACAGAGTCTACGAATAATACAGAGGACATAGAGAATACCAATCCAAAGATCAGCACAGTCATGGAATATCCAACAAGGCCATTGAACAACCGTCAAAACACGAGCCGAACCCC